The following nucleotide sequence is from Mytilus edulis chromosome 13, xbMytEdul2.2, whole genome shotgun sequence.
agacttagcaacgcGAACCCAACGAAAAACATAAATCACATTTACTCAATCAAATAATTTTCTATCAACAGTTGTCCACAATAGCATTTTAGAAGAATGGTACCGCATTGACGAGAAAGTTGTTCAAACAAAAGCTATCAAAAGAATCGTAGAACTTATCAAAAACGAACAAATCGTGACAGTTATAGGTCCACCAGGATGTGGAAAGTCAACATCAATTCACCATGCTGCTCTTCTGCTACATAAAGAGGAGAATTATGATATCCTTCCAGTTAATTCTCCTGAAGAAATTAAGTTGTACTATAATTCAGAGTGTAAccaaatatttgtttatgatgaTATATGTGGTAAATATGCCATTGACAATCAAGGGTTAGGCAATTGGTGTAGATTgtcaaatgaaatacaaaaaatttTGATTAACAGGacagttaaaatattaagttcatgtagaaattatatttttaaagatcgTCAATTTTCTAGAGCAAAACAAATTTCAGATGTATACGTTGATATAACTTCAGAAACTTATGCTCTGTCTATAAAAGAAAGATGTCTCATGGCAGAAGTATATCTGTCCCCAAATGACGTAACAGATTTAATGCAATCAAATGTATTCATGAATTTCGACTTTTTTCCTCTTTTATGTCAAATGTATTCACCAAAACAGTACGGTGATGTTATAGCATTTTTTTCCAATCCCCTAGAATCGATAAATTTAGAGCTTGCTTCACTAATGAATGAAACTGATCAAATAATGTTtgcaacattgtttttatttgttatctACAATAACTGCATAGACGAAAACATTTTCAATCGGAGGGCAGAAATAAGAAAGATTTTACAGAATTTATCGGATCATTTTGAAATTTCGTCCGTTTTGTCAATTAAGGTTGTCCAATTACAATTGGAAAAACTCATCAACAGTTATGTTAAGAAATGTGAAAATTGTTATAGCATATTACACGACAAGATTTTTGACATCCTGGTTTTATTTTGCGGTGAAAACTATTTTGATCTCTGTCTAGAAGTCGCACATACCGAAATAATACGAGACCGATTTCAGTTCGTGTCTCTGAATGCAGAGAAGTCCGAATGTGTCATTACTGTTGCTGCTGATAAGGAAGAAGCATATTTTGACAGAATTTCAAATGATATCCGTGATGGTCATCTAGACAATGTGTTCACTAATAATCAGATAACAAATATGTCATACCAGCATAAACTATTCGACTACCTGAAAGGAAATGAGGTATTATTAAACCAAGTTTTATCTTTTGAAAAAGAATCTTCACCATTACTTGCAGTTGCAAATCAGGGATGCATTTATCTTGTAAATTCACTGATTGAAAATGGATGTAATGTCAATGTACTCGACAACAATGGTCAATCACCTCTTTTTCTTGCAACCGATAGTGACCATATCGAAACGGTcgaattattattaaaaaaagccGCTAATCCCGATTCGTGTAACAGTAAACACATATCTCCGCTCCACATGGCATGTATGAATGGCAACATTGAAATGgttaaattattaataaattcaAAGTGTAGCATAAACATTCGTACTGACCATAACCATACACCACTCTACTTTGCAGCATTGTTAGGTCAAACAGAAATTGTCCAATATTTGCTAGAAAACAAGTGTGATACTaatatttacagtaaaaataacAATACCCTATTTCATGCTGCCTGTTTCTTTGACAATGTGAAGATTGTACAATTACTGATAGATTTTGAATGTGATCCAAGTGTATTATCTGTGTATAATGAATCTGCACTTTTTGTTGCTTGTCTAAAAAACAGCATTTTATCAGTGGGTTTGTTATTAGAAAAGGGAAGCAACCCTAATTTGTATACAAATGTTGGAGGAAATTATAACCCGCATTCTGATTCTGATGAAAATGATATGGAAACAACATCCGATATGCTACAAAATGACCCATACGAGTATATTTGTGCATTACTTTTAGAAAATGCagaattatatgaaaatttttgTGCAAAGTTCGCAGTGGATATGAATGACTTTTCTTTTTGTCCCTTTAAAGGGTCTTTGATAAAACCAGAATCATCATATAATATGACTCCACTTTTTATGGCATCATCAAGAGGATTTATAAAAGTAGTTAAATTGTTGTTGGAGCACAACGCCAATCCAAATTTGGTAAATAGTTTCAATGATACTCCGTTATTTGCAGCATGTGAAAATGGATACACAGAAATTGTAAAATTGCTTTTAGAATTTCAGGCCGATCCAAATCTATATAACAATTATAATGTATCTCCACTGCAAGTAGTAGTTGCGAACGGATTTTCGGATGTCGTTTCTCTGTTATTAACTCATGGAGCAAATCCTAACGATAATGCTAATGGCAATGGTCTACCGCTGATCCTTGCTTCACAAAGAAGGTCTTATAATATTGTTGCATTACTATTGAACTTTAACGCTGATCCAAACATTTGCAATTTCAAAGGCGAAACGTGTTTGCACCTGGCTTCACAACTTGGTGAAGTAGACATTGCTAGATTACTACTACAGCATAACGCAGATCCAAACATTGTTGATAACAGTTTGAATACACCACTGCATATAGCGTCACATACTGTGCGTAATTTAGTGTGTATCACATCAGAAGCTCGAAAGACCAGTATATTTAAGGATTTAAGCAAACTGTTTTCTTTAAATGCAGACTACAATAAGAGATCAATTTACAAACGATGGACAGAAATGGTTAAATTATTATTAGCTAGTTCAGCTGATCCATTTACTGTCGTATAGTTATACATGGAACTAGTATCACTAGGGAAAATATTGCAAAGGGACAGGAAAATAACATCAACATGActttttgtatgaaaagtgatggAACATTATATTAAGAACTGAAAAAAGCTATACAGCTTAATAAGGTTTGTTTGGATGGTTGCATGTCAAAATTTAAAGGTAATGACAAAGACTGTTAAAGTAGTTTTTTTACGATGTACGTTAGTCATACATGTTATATTGGCATATTACCCGAAAATTTCGAACCAACTTATGGTAGTGTTTTCGCCACTATGGTCTCGTGAAAGTGTGTTCGCCTAGAGTGTGGGAGTTCAAAGGTTCCTTATCCTGCCAGGTTAAACAGAAGACTTGAAAGTTATTTTTTGCTGTTTCGTCGCTAAGCATGAGGCATAAAGTGGTAACGGGACAGACTAGTCGGCTCGTAGTCAGAAAAGAGTCCAGTTGTGGTGAAATATATTCGTTCTCGTTGTTCGGAACGTTTAGATATGCGGATCAGCTCATTGGTCTAGCATTAGGCATGTAAATATTCACACCGCATTACCATGTTCTCTTCTTAAAAGCGCCTTGAAATTTCTCTGGAAGTTATCCAGCCATtcatttataaaacttttttttgtagAAAGAGAAACAAGTTGTAATTTTTTGCGTACTAGTTATTTCTAAATTCGCTTCTAACATACAGTGtagatttttatatttgatttgctTTACATATCTGCTTGCTGAATTAAATTTCGATTGAGAAAAAAGTTATTTATTCAGGTCCtttattatttatcaattatgtgGCGGACAATGAGGCCTTCCGTCGTCACCTTTCAGAAAATTTGGGTTAGGAAAAAGCGTGAGGAGTCGCATCTGACAaccatatttatttcttttttttttaggtagctgaatatcattttatttctgCGTTACAATTAACATAATTCATGTCACAAATATTGAACTTACCTAGAAAATTTGTTTCAACTTAAATACATAATTGTCGCCTGCTAGCCTTATATCCAAGTTCAGGTAAAAGTTTTGAAGTATTCTGTCTAAGCTTTGCAGATCATATCTTATACACAAAGTAACTTTATATGCAACAATTTTGACCTGCAAaacgttttttttcttcttttctatcACAAACACCG
It contains:
- the LOC139500842 gene encoding uncharacterized protein; translated protein: MATTISAEETFHLRIANLLLQVAPTAVRVKFDKEFYPSGLQTVLNQKRANIQGLRQKRIITQKQWDLLFPNSGTAVSCTFDVTLMLCLLRNFANIVIQDKLPVSAVTTDAVALSTIKFYRNEIVHKHTGTFTEQEFHQIWKVLSQAIILLGGLVFTQLCADLKVCNLDSNYREILTELRNIRSETIPEGVTVVHNSILEEWYRIDEKVVQTKAIKRIVELIKNEQIVTVIGPPGCGKSTSIHHAALLLHKEENYDILPVNSPEEIKLYYNSECNQIFVYDDICGKYAIDNQGLGNWCRLSNEIQKILINRTVKILSSCRNYIFKDRQFSRAKQISDVYVDITSETYALSIKERCLMAEVYLSPNDVTDLMQSNVFMNFDFFPLLCQMYSPKQYGDVIAFFSNPLESINLELASLMNETDQIMFATLFLFVIYNNCIDENIFNRRAEIRKILQNLSDHFEISSVLSIKVVQLQLEKLINSYVKKCENCYSILHDKIFDILVLFCGENYFDLCLEVAHTEIIRDRFQFVSLNAEKSECVITVAADKEEAYFDRISNDIRDGHLDNVFTNNQITNMSYQHKLFDYLKGNEVLLNQVLSFEKESSPLLAVANQGCIYLVNSLIENGCNVNVLDNNGQSPLFLATDSDHIETVELLLKKAANPDSCNSKHISPLHMACMNGNIEMVKLLINSKCSINIRTDHNHTPLYFAALLGQTEIVQYLLENKCDTNIYSKNNNTLFHAACFFDNVKIVQLLIDFECDPSVLSVYNESALFVACLKNSILSVGLLLEKGSNPNLYTNVGGNYNPHSDSDENDMETTSDMLQNDPYEYICALLLENAELYENFCAKFAVDMNDFSFCPFKGSLIKPESSYNMTPLFMASSRGFIKVVKLLLEHNANPNLVNSFNDTPLFAACENGYTEIVKLLLEFQADPNLYNNYNVSPLQVVVANGFSDVVSLLLTHGANPNDNANGNGLPLILASQRRSYNIVALLLNFNADPNICNFKGETCLHLASQLGEVDIARLLLQHNADPNIVDNSLNTPLHIASHTVRNLVCITSEARKTSIFKDLSKLFSLNADYNKRSIYKRWTEMVKLLLASSADPFTVV